The DNA segment TTGATTGGATATCTAACAACTTTTCATCAACTCTTGTAAATCGCAAGAGTCCTGTAAAAATTACTTCTGATAGATCTTTATACTGTGACAATACACTATTATAGGCTTTTTCATAGTTTAAAGTTGTTTGTTCAAGGAATTTATCTTTACTATCTTTTACTATAAAATTTAAAGCTAGGTAGGTAATAAAAGAGAGAACAATAAAAAATATAAAATATTTCAATCTCAAAAAAAGAATATCTCTATTAGTATTTATGACTTTTCCTTATTTTAGGTATAAGATAAAGAAATATTTTATCATAAATGAGCTAATACTTTTTCAAAATCACCAACTACTATTTTTTTTATGGAACAAGAGAGCATTAGGTTTAAAGGGTAGTTGAAATCTTCTATAGCTTTGTTATTTAAATCATAATAACTTCCTGCTTCTTCTACTTTTTCTTCTGTAGAAAATTGGTCAATATAGTCTCCCTCTCTTTGCAAATAACCATATACCTCTTTTTTTAACCCTGCTGCATATCCACACTCCCAAACTGTGCCACTATCACACTCATAACCTCTAAAAGAGTTTAAGTTTGCAATTACAATATCACACTCTTCAATAAGTTTTTTATTTGCAATAAAAATATCTTGAGCTATTTTTTGTTTATCTTGATTAAAATCTATTCTGTTATCTAAAGGATAAAGTCCAA comes from the Halarcobacter ebronensis genome and includes:
- a CDS encoding nucleoside 2-deoxyribosyltransferase — protein: MKKIYIAGPDVFEKNSIQIGKEYVNLCKKYGFIGLYPLDNRIDFNQDKQKIAQDIFIANKKLIEECDIVIANLNSFRGYECDSGTVWECGYAAGLKKEVYGYLQREGDYIDQFSTEEKVEEAGSYYDLNNKAIEDFNYPLNLMLSCSIKKIVVGDFEKVLAHL